The Ptiloglossa arizonensis isolate GNS036 chromosome 2, iyPtiAriz1_principal, whole genome shotgun sequence sequence CAGTATcatatacaattttaaataaaaaagaattaggTTATGTTATAAGCATCACGTTATTTAAAAAGTTGTACATACCTTGTCCACCTAATGCTATTTGGCGAAATGCTGTGCACAATCTATTAAGATTCATTATTGTAGTTATTCTCTACATACATTTGTATAGAATGTTGTACAGTAGTATTTTAAAACAATACGAACAAAGTAGAAGATCTCGACTAGAAACCTCTAACCTAACATCATAAAAGATGAAGGGATATCTATATATCATGAAGATGCTATACAGAAATTGCTACCAACATTCAGAAAAGGTAGTTAAGGTAGTGAATTACTAAGTTTATGtgtaaactccaaattttgatacaataataattaaattgataaattaatgGAATTTTACATtctatttattgaaaattattaatttatttaaacagattaaacatttctttaatAAATGCTTCCGAGTTGTAAATTCATACATATTGTAAACATGTATTTTAAAAGTAGTTTAATCCATTCGTGTTTTGACAGTTCTTGTTGTCACTTTGTCTTTCTCTCTGCAATTGGaagttaattattaatttcataataaaggaatgaaaagaagaaaaaaaaataagataacTTACATTATATGAACAATAGCTCCCCAACCAGATATTGCATCTCTATCACATGCATTCACTAAAGCCTGACTAATTGTCTCAAACAGGTCATCTGGTTCTAAATCTGGTTCATAGAGTGACTCACACATTCCATAAAGCTGTTCGCTACATGTGCCGCCAACTACAAAGTCACCTGGCAGACTTATGCATCCTATTAAATCCATGTTACAAATAAATGGTTCATAAGTAACAGGATCCAAACCAGCAACGATGGGTTCAACAAAATAAGGACCAAATCTCTTCTCGTATAATAAATTTGAGATCATGGCTGCAAAAGTCTTAGGATGAatctttctattttcttttaattcatAGATATTCAATCGAAATCGTAACCTTTCCATTACTGTTTGTGTATCAGTAGCAAGACCAGGAAGACTAAGATACAAGTGTGATCCCATTTCAAAGATTTTTTGATAATCACACGTTATTGTTTGTGCCTGTATACCGAATCTGCGATCAGCAGCTATTGCCACACAGTTCTTACCTTTCATAGCTATAATAGCTCCGCCATTGTATGCTAAAATACTctgcaaaagaaaaagaagcaacATTCTTGTACttattttattgtaatataaaacattcttatatttatttcttaatagcattaaattAAATACTTGTTCGGCATTTGATTAATAATATTATGTTAAGTAATTAATATACAtgttattttgaaatttattccagATTAATTCAAAATTgtgatataaataataaaaacaattaatCTAAAAAAGTAATTACAATTGTTTTCTGTTAATTTATAAAACATGCAGTGTCATCGATATATTTGACAGTAACATAACCCCCTCTTATTTTTACACTATTTTACGATTATTTAAGTTTAACAGGAACTAAACTTTTTAAATGTTAAAGAAGCAGATTAAAATACTATTATTTAATGTACGAATAATTACCATGTTCAAAAGGTTTTATGAAATTTATCAATAATTGAACTCCAACACAGTTTGAAATGCACCTTAAAATGCGATTGCAATCACGAAGCATAAGATGTATAGAAATCCAAATTCATTATTTAAAACGTTAAcataaatttacataatacaAAGAGATAAATATCAATGCCTTTTAATCCTTTATCATTGAAAAggtcgtataaaatattatgtcCACAtgtttgtatgtatatatttatttttaattttgataccGTTTTGAAACATTAAACATATGTAAAATAGGCGGGAAAATCAGtgtaattttcgatcgattatctCCATTAAATTTCACTTCTATCTTATACAATTTGTAAGCTTAGTAACAGTTCACTGTATTCATTAAGTAAATGTACTTGATAGAACGAAAGAAAacagtataattaaataaaattcattgaaTCATTTGAGTTTTGAATTCATATAAAAGCAACATGGAGAACTTATCCTCTTTCTGTAGAAAGCAAGGTCTCTAAATAGTCAATCTACTCTATCATCCCCTCCAAAAACCCAGAAAGTCAAGATCAAAGAGGAAAAAACATGGCTATGTGATGTTATTGAGAAATTCGAGACAGTTCGATGTGTCGCATTTACTTCTTTGATCATTGTAAGAAACATTGAAAGTTTTTATCTTTCATGAGCGCGTCATTTTTTGTCAgcgaagcaaacaatttttaaaagtgaAAGTGAAAGAAAAGGGGCAAGATAAGGATAAATAGAGGAATGTGTTCGATCAAGACGAGTCATAGTAAATGTCATGTATTTTGCGACAGGGAATGATTCGAACGCAATATCGAAGTTAAGAGTGCTGGAGGGATTCGTCTTAACGGAGATTAAAATCGATTGGTAATCGCGTCTTTAAGATTATATAGATCACTCTTTCTACGAGTTTTTGGTTAGTGGTTTTGATCATGACCATCTGGGTGGTACCAGTCAACTGTAGCTTGTAACACGCGTGTGTGATTTATAATTCGTTCAATGATCAGATCGAGACGTctcatttaaatatttgattttaattATGATAATCacttacaattttaataaaaaatgatcATTCACGGTTCACGTTCAATGACGATTCGTGAAcgattttcatcgttcgattgAAACGTATAGTGCTATTTTCAGTGCTGATCAGTTTAATTCACTTGCactagaaaaatattctaagaaataattttctgcagacatacgttatgcgtagaaAAGgtgtttaaatgaaaaaaacttTGGGATGGCCATGAAATGAAAATGAGTTTACTATGTATTTTACTTTTATGTTATTTTTAAACTactgatgtatgaaacgcttgaacaaAGCCTTGTAAATTCAGTCTTTGTCTATAGTACACAAATTATTCTTGGAATATATTTTAGGTGCTCAATTTTTAATGTTGTTTAGTCTTTTGATATTTAACCTATATCCAACTatcttattaataatttatcacTTTCCTTTGGTACTATAAAAGGATTACAACTCTGTATTGTTTGTTGATATTACTTTTTGTAGGTTTGCAAGTTTAATATTTGTATCatagaatttatatatttaattccTTGGTGCTCTCTTGATCTTATAAAAGGATGTCACTGAAACCTAAGCGagttaattttaaacaaacatGGAACGTATTGGAAGAAActgtaaaatgtataataacATTATCAAATGTTCCACGTGCAACATGGAATGATAGATTTAGGTATTTTCTgatattctttttattataacccaaaatttataatgatggataaatttttatttaaatatatggtttatattttatttcagcgATGTTTATTCTTTATGTGTGGCATATCCAGAACCACTTGCCAATGAATTGTATGACGAAACAAAAAAGTTTTTAGATAGTCATGTCTTCCAGCTGTTAACAAGAGTAGGTGCCCAAAGTGAATCTGGTTTGCTACAGGCATATTATCGTGCCTGGTGTGAATATTCACAGGGCATTAATTACTTGCATCGCTTGTACTTATACTTAAATCAGCAACATATTAAAAAGCAAAAGCTTTCGGAAGCAGAACTTATCTATGGCACGTCTTCCGTTATGTCTGCTAATTACCAAGAGCAAATGGAGATAGGTGAACTTGGCTTAGATATTTGGAAGAAAAGAATGATTATACCATTAAAAAAACAATTAGTCTCTCAACTGTTAGATTGTATTCATGCAGATAGAGTTGGTAAAGCTCAGTTAGCAAATACAGAAGTTATTTGGGGTGTTATACAAAGTTTCGTTAGAGTTGAAGAGTATAAATTAGTGGGACAACTGGATGTAATTAttcgtattatattatattttgtccAATGTACATGCTTGTCACAAAATTATCTTATATAATTTATCTTGTTCTAGATGTATCAAACAATATTTGAAGCACCCTTCCTTGAGGCTAGTGGGGAATTTTATATGAGGCATGCATTTACATTACGTGAACAATCtgatataacgcattacatggaAAAAGTTACATCACAACTCATACAAGAAAAGCTTCGTGCTCTTAAATTTCTTCACACGAGCTCTGTGGCTAAAGTATGCTTTTTTTCTTATGTGTTACATGAGAAGTCAATTAATTTAAAGTAGTTGGTTGTTCGACAGTAATATTTTGCAGGTGAGACAGTGCTGTGAAGAAAAGATGATAGCCTCGCACATGACCTGGCTTCATGCTGAAGCAGAGAATATGATAGAAAATGAATGTAAAAGAGATTTATCCCTCCTGTATCCATTGTTGAGGCCATTACCTGTTGGCTTAACTCCACTTGTACAAAAACTTACCGAACACATCACTCAACAAGGTTTAAAAG is a genomic window containing:
- the Prosbeta3 gene encoding proteasome subunit beta type-3: MSILAYNGGAIIAMKGKNCVAIAADRRFGIQAQTITCDYQKIFEMGSHLYLSLPGLATDTQTVMERLRFRLNIYELKENRKIHPKTFAAMISNLLYEKRFGPYFVEPIVAGLDPVTYEPFICNMDLIGCISLPGDFVVGGTCSEQLYGMCESLYEPDLEPDDLFETISQALVNACDRDAISGWGAIVHIIEKDKVTTRTVKTRMD